The DNA sequence TGTCCTGATTCTTGTCCAGCAGCCGCTGGTCCGTGGTCGTGCGATCGCCGCCCCTGTCCCGTCGCAGGAGGAGCGGGCCGCGCAGGTGTACCGGATCGTTCTGTGCCATCAGGGTCACATCTCCTACAGTGGTCGGCCCGGGTTCGGAGGCCCGGATCGTGTCGGCTCCGGGCTCGTGTCGGCTCCGGGGTTCAGTCGGCTCCGGGGTTCAGTCCGATGCGGTGAGGTAGGCGCGGAGCATCCCGGTCACCGCGGTGATCTGGGTGGCCGGGCAGTGTTCCTCCCGGGTGTGTGCCAACCCGGGATCGCCCGGACCGAGGTTGACCGCGGGAATGCCCAGAGCAGCGAACCGTGACACGTCGGTCCACCCGTACTTCGCCCGCACCCGCCCACCCGCCGCACGCACGAGGTCGGCCGCCGCCGGGGCCGCGAGACCCGGCAGGGCCCCGGGGGACATGTCGGTCAGTTCCCAGTACTCACCGGGCTCGCTCGGCGGATCCTCGCCCGTCGGGATGCGCCCGGACCGGGTCAGCCCGAGCGCCTCGAGAGCGTGCGTGAGCGCCGCATCGGGGTCCCGGTCCGGGGCGAACCGGAAGTTGACGTCGAGCCATGCCTCGTCCGGAACGGTGTTGCCGGCCACGCCTGCGGACATCCGCACGGCCTGCAGCCCCTCCCTGTACACGCATCCGTCGATGTCCACCGAGCGCGGCTCGTACGACTCGAGCGCCGCCAACAGTGGGGCTAGTCGGTGCACGGCGTTGTCGCCCAACCAGCTCCGCGCCGAGTGGGCCCGGGTGCCGCGGGTGTGGATCCGGAGACGGCAGGTCCCCTGACAGCCCGCCTCGATCTGGCCACCGGTGGGCTCACCGAGAATCGCCACGTCCCCACGGAGCCAGTCCAGGTGGCTCCGTTCGAGGAACCCCAGGCCGTTGGCGGTGGCCTCGATCTCCTCGCAGTCGTAGAGGACGAGGGTGAGATCGTGCGCGAGCGCGGCGGAGTCCGCGAGGGTCGCGAACAGGTG is a window from the Dietzia sp. JS16-p6b genome containing:
- the dapE gene encoding succinyl-diaminopimelate desuccinylase; this encodes MTAALDLTADPVDLARALVDIPSPSRAEAVIAGAVHTALEKVVAGFTGPAAGRTELIRDGDRILARTTRGLPTRVVLAGHLDTVPVADNVPSTITGEGDDLVLHGCGAVDMKSGDAVFLHLFATLADSAALAHDLTLVLYDCEEIEATANGLGFLERSHLDWLRGDVAILGEPTGGQIEAGCQGTCRLRIHTRGTRAHSARSWLGDNAVHRLAPLLAALESYEPRSVDIDGCVYREGLQAVRMSAGVAGNTVPDEAWLDVNFRFAPDRDPDAALTHALEALGLTRSGRIPTGEDPPSEPGEYWELTDMSPGALPGLAAPAAADLVRAAGGRVRAKYGWTDVSRFAALGIPAVNLGPGDPGLAHTREEHCPATQITAVTGMLRAYLTASD